In the Channa argus isolate prfri chromosome 6, Channa argus male v1.0, whole genome shotgun sequence genome, cTTGTTCTGTTAGGCAGTgcctgttttctttgttgtttcttgCTCTGGCTCTCAGCAGCCTTCGAGCTTGGCCTGCAGTTTGGCAAAGCAGATGATCTTCAAGAAAAAAGGTATAAATGGGGCTGAAATTATTAAACCAGCTgtgcacaaaatgtaaatggacAATAAAATACAGAGTTCATTCTCTAatcctttagtttctttttattttgtatttttgtattaaatcaCACATACCTGCAAATCCTTGCAGATCTTCTCAGCGGTTTTCCATCATCTTGTACctcctgctccctctctttctcatcctgctccctctctttctcgctctccTTTGCTCCTTTTTCCCTTAGCTTGTTTCTCCGGTGGGGAGGAATCTTTATCTTCAACCTGATTCCTTCTTTCTGGAGCTCAGAGGAGGCTTCCTCCAGGGGACGCTGCCTCTCTGATTCAGTGTCCTTCACCCTGACCTGGGATGCCAACCCACCATTGACCCCATCTCCCTGGTGGTCCTGCTGgtcttttttatctttctgcTCTACATTTAGAGGTGGAGTGGTCATCCCTGCTCTTGCTTCCAATTTCCCTAAAGTGCTTTCATTCTTGTCATGGtcatcttctcttctcctctccttcgTGTCATCCATGTCTTTCTGTTGATGACCACTGAGACCTGTTTTGGTCCCCTTGTATAGcagttcctctgctgtttttttaccCTGGTCTTCCAGCGAGTGTCTCTGCTGTTCCTGTGTCAACTGAGAGAGCAAGGAAGCACttacagaatgtgtttttctctcaaatGCTTTGGGTCGCTGATCAGACGATGACAACAGTAGCTTTCTGTCTGGCTGAGCTTCCATAGCTGCAGGAGGAGGACAAGTATGGGTTGCTACAGGCTCCCCTTCATGAAGTCCTTTTCTTACCAGTACTGACTGGCGGCTCACCTCTCTCTCGTCCTCCACAAGGCTGCAGCCCCGCTGGGCTGGGCTTGGCCCATTTTGTTCCTGCTGCTCAGCACTGGGGGTTCTGTGATGCTCAGATGAACTGCGAATGACCCCAACATGACCAACAACACTGACTTGACCTATGACCCCTATGACGCCATTGTGACCCTCCTTGTGCGGCAGGAGGAGAGATGCTCTCCCGTTGGTCAGTTCCTGGCTTGATGTAGTGACcacaagctgctgctgtgggTGTGGTGATGCAGTTGGCCCACCAGAGGGTGCTAATAAGTTTGGTACCTTCCCTTCTCTTCCGTGACTGTCCTTGTTCTGGATAACAGATGGATTACAAACAATAATACTACTGCTGCTATTGTTGTTAAGGTGATTGCTGTGGTAGCTCTCAGCAAGCTTAAGCTCCCTCTTCTTCAGTGGTATCTTAGCCTGCTGGTTGCTCCTGACAACTGCCCgctctgcttcctcttcctTGCTCATTTCCTGTTTCGTCACTGTCACACCTGGTGCCATCACAACGGACACAGCGTTTTTTGGGGCGTCAACATCCCTTGATTCTGATTTGATTATGGTGGTTATCGTGCTCACACGGTTATCGAAGAAAGGGGGTTTGCTGTCCTTCTCTTCTTTCAACTCAGCTTTAGTGTTTTCCCACTTGATCAGCTGTGACTGTTCCTGCTCTAGCACtgcaaaacaagacaaaacaattatAGTTTGTAAGTAACAAGCACAGCCATAATCAAAATGAGAATCAAATAAAAGTAGAGCTGATGATCGGGGTAGGACGATCTGAGCTGGTAAAGAAATATCGTTCAAGGTATCTTCGATTCTTCTTGTATCTGGCaggtaaaaatagtaaaaatagcTCTACTCCTGCTCTGTGCTACAGTCTTCTGTAGTTTGAGTCCAGATAAGGACCTTTCTTTATAGCCCATCCCCACCAACTATCTcaagtcatttttcttttactttacaaagaaaacaaatactcCATTTTCAACAGTTTATATAAATCGAACACAATCACATTCAATCATCTATTTATCTTCATTAAGTGGATTTAATCTTGTACCTTGTTTTAGGGGTTTCTCGTCATTTACAGGGTCGACCTTCTTACTACCAATACTTTCCTCTGACGTCTTGGAGGGTTCGGGTTTGGTTTCTCCCATGGCCTCATCTTCTAaaatcatcacacacacaaatctgtgCTATGATAAAAATGGACTTGCAGTCCATCACAAACAAACTTGGCCTCTTTGATATTTTAAGTTATATTTATCAATTTTTTAACcgttattttgtcttttttgttaaaataagatACTCTTAGCTGTACTGTATCATGGCTATATAATAACAAAAACTCAAACAAGATATTCATAAACACTTTAACTGTGTTTCGACTGACATGAAGGAGATAATGTGACCAGAATAATATTGTCTCcctattaaaaatatgaaattataacTAACATGTTAGTCCTAATCCACCTTTACAATCCAAACcagtgtttattattgatgCAACATACCTGCATCTTTCTCTGTGGGGCTGGTGCTCCTGGATCCAGCCTGGTTGAGGTGTCGGTCCTGATTCTGGTTTGGATCAATCTGGGCCTTCAACAGCTCCAGCGCCTCAGCCAGGTCATTACGAGTTCTACGAGAAGAGTTTGGATAAGTGGctcaaacaagaaaacaaaaacccgAGACAGATAATTgatatttcaaaagaaaagaaataaagagactACTTTTAGCTAATCTTGCAAATTTGCACTGGcatttaaattagcattttaaccCTAACCCAACTAAAATCCACattgagacacacagagaaaaccatAACAATGGATCCAGGCACAGACATCGACcggattaaaaaaagagaactaCCTTACGATGCACTTCCAAGTGGACCCATCCAGGTCGTCTTGCTCCTCAGTGTACAACCGAATGTTCTGCTCCTGGTCCAGCTGAAGCCAGTACATCAGCCCCTGACGGTCCCGTCCTACAGGCTGTAGCCGCATCTTCTCTGGGTCTTCTTCATTGATTGCCATTTTAAACTTGAGGTTGTCATCAAACTGACACTCACAGAGATACTGACAGATAAATAATATTCATGTGTGGAAAGAACAGGAGGATGACAGTCGAAAGGAGAAAAGATACAATAAGACATGGTTATTGGGGTTGCCGCATCAACTGTTAAGGTTTCAACCTTTTGGAAACACGAGTTACCGTGAATAACATTAGGGCTTTTCATACTTTGAGAATGCTTGACTTGCATTCCATGGACATCTCCTGGTAGCCCTTCTGTTCCAGCTCCCAGGCCCAGGTGTTGTTCAAGTCCTGGCAAACCTACAGGAAACAATTATAGATAGTCACAGCATTCAAAAACAGGCAGCTGTAGTTCAGCTGGTAAGGCCCATGGCCCTAAGGATCACCACAGGTTCGATCTCCAGTCCCGGCTACACGTCGAAGTGTCAtgggcaagatgctgaaccccaagttgctcctggggagtcaggtgagcaccttgcatggcagccgccCCCATtggtgtgcgagtgtgtgtaaattggtgaatgggaatcaacattgtaaagcgttTTGGATAAGAGTGCTacataagtggccatttaccattcttAACACTGCTATGTTAGGCTTTATCTTCTTTTATGTGCAAGGCTCTAAAAGTCATTGGCATTCCACACCAAACACACCTGGAGCCCTTACCTTAGCAAGGTATTTTTCCCAGCGGTCAGAAGTCACAGACCTCCCCAGCTTTCTGAGCAGCTTCACATGGAGCTCCACAAGAGGTTTAGgaactggaaaacacacaaagattaGAAACATTACAGTGCTcatctttactttttacatgtCCCTTCAAGTCCAGTGTCAACAAAGATTCATGCTGCTAAAGTGTAAGCAAAACTTGATAGCCAGCTGCaaaattgctgttttgttttgtttttttcctataGCTGACCTTTATCTCAGTTGTTAGGTGGGAAAAGGTGAAAGATCTTTTCTCTTTTGAGGATCAATTTTATCCCAAAACCAACGACGACGttgaaatatttgtgtgttcaaCAGTTTTAGTTTATTCTGTCATCTATTTGTAGATTATCAGTCACTGTTCAGATAAGTTAATGCTCAACACTGTGATTAATTCTTTACACAACACTGAATTTATAAATGATTACTTTACTGAAACAGCAGCTACACAACTCAATAGCTAAGTATTTCAAAATGTCCAATGATGCGATGTGCTAATGCATTCATATATTGTActcatatacatatatttcAATAATCAGTGTATTTCCTTTTTGGGGGGGTTATAACTGCTTGTTTCGTTGATGTAACTTATAAACTAAATATTGTTTGGGTTTGTAGGATTATTTGGTCAAACAAGCATTTTGACAGTGGAGAGCTGTAAGCgggttctttctttctttctgttttctacaTTAAATCGTAAATTGTCTAATCCAAAGTAAATTACATCTGACTTTTGATTATTGCTGTCATGACACTGTTATGACTATTTGTACTAccttcaaaatgaaaataaataaataaatatccaaTGACAGCTTGTAACTAAAACCAACTTTGGAccataaagcaaacaaacaagcatgCTTCTAAGACTTTTTATGGAGCCCTTACAGTTCCAGGAAATAGTATTTTTTAGTTGAGATTTTCAACGTTTTACTCACTGTCCCAGCTAACCcagttaaaaatattataacaaacgatggctttttgtttgtttgttttgttttttggaggaAAGCCTTTTTCCTAGTATGTACCATcgttttttaaaagtttaaactcGTTTAAAACCCATACGGTCGTTTAAAACACTCACCAGTAATCTGATGATATGATATCCCCCACAAGGTCTTCTAACCATCTGGATGCCAAAATGTTTAGTTCACTCACGgataaaatatgtttctaaCCATTTTCCCCCAAAGGCGACAATGTTTGCGaatcaaaacaaagatggcGTCCGGCTGACTCTTAGTATAATCGCAATGTGGGAAAACgggttaaaaataaattttaattgtCCAGAGGACACAATTTAACCATCCAGAAAGTTAAAAGATTCTCTGTGGGTCATTGAAATGCCATCAGAATAGCGGAATGTGCACTAAAGCATCTTTTGGGTTTTAAACAAATTCACCGGTTACCTGAGTTTACCAGAAACTCATACTCAGCTCTGTGAGGGAGTGTATGCTAATACATAAAGGACACAAATAAGCAAATTCAACTAACGGTAACGGAGAACTGTCGAACTGACAAGCAAGCTTTGCTGACGCTCTTACGGAGCTACAAACGTTAACACACCAGCTAACGTTATTGTTCTTAAACGTTTCTTTGGGATAACTAACAAATCAGTAAATTGGCTGTAGGCGTTTTACTTTGACTACAACTTGACGGAATCTTTTATGCTACTTAGCTAGTTGGTTAGCAAGCTACCGAATCCGTGCTGCGCATGTGCAGATTTGACAGCCTACTCTCCCACTGCTCAAAATATAACATCCACTGTTTCTAGCTAACATCCCTCGCTCAGTTATGACAGCGATCTAACTTACACATTAGAGGGAGAATATATTCGCTTTTAGCCCACGACGAACACGTAAACACATGGGACACTGGTGTCGTTCCAGTTCGACTGCCTGTGAGGCAAGGCCGGTGAAAAATTACACCTGACAACACTCCGGAGCTAGCTGCCTGCCTGTGTGTGGTCACTCGGCAGTGCTGCATCATGGCTCCCACACCAAGTTTGTGAGCGTTAACAGATCAATATCTGCCTTGACAACATTATCGACGACCTGTCACTTAACTGGGACTAAAACCCCTCGGGGTATCGTGCCAAATTTTGTACCTCGGTTTATATCCGTTTGCCACAACTTTAGGAACAATAGAACAAAACAGAGCAAAGTGAGTGGAATCCGGACTGGGGGTTAGCTTTGTGTTACCAGCCTACCTGATCTGTCTTGACAAAGGTTTCTACAGAAACTTGGACTAAACCCTGGCTGTGTTTCTAGCTACAAACTGACTCTGACCCGGGCCAAAATGTGTCACTGCCAGTAAGAAAGCACAGACTAAACACACGATCCGATGCTGCTCTGTcgcgccacacacacacatacacataatatTTTTCGTCACCATCATCACGATGATGGTGATGGGGggtagtggtagtggtagtggtagtggtgCCCCCCCCCTCTCCTTCGGTTTCAAGTGTCGCAGCTTTCCACCACTTCTTGGCCCCGCCACTACTATCACCGATCTCTCACCTGTAGTTTTGTCCCGCAGATACCTCTCCATCTGCGGGAAAGTCATCTCGGGAAGGTCCAACGCCGCTCCATATCGCTCCAGAAATGAACAGACCTCCGCAAAGCTCGGGCAGAGCGCCGGGCCGGAGCTTCTCACCACCGCCGGAGCAGCCATCTTTCCAAGCGGAGAGAAACAGGACGGGAGGGCCCGCTGCTAGGATGCGACTTGTGCGAACGAAATGAATGGAGGGAGTGAAGTATCTAACGGGTTCAAGCTGGAACGTGCAACAGCCTCTAGCTTCCGGAtatgattttcaaaataaaatcgtTTCGGGCGTACGTTCTGGGTTCATCAAAGACCAGAAAATAAGTATAATCGGGGAAAAAGGGCTCTGATATTCTGCTtaggcaaaacattttttacggTTTGGAAATAGTCCATTCAAACTAGAAAAAgtatttccaaaaacaaaattcagtgTGAATGCTTtggtgctgaaaggattttcccccaaaaaaggtgaaaaaccTCAACTGTTTATGCTCAAATAGCTGAAACGAAATGTCGCTTTCTTATATagtggttaggcaaacttcaaataCAATTAGCCTTAAACACTTCAAAGGCAGGCAATTGAAGGggcaattatgtgatgtcatcgATGACGCAATACGTTTCCTAAACTATAAACGATAGTAAAAAGCCGCATTCAAGCCATAATGTCGTTTATTCGTTGAACGTTTTGAAGTCTGAactgtgtttctagctgaaagtatgctgAAATAGTTAGGCGccaaatatgaataataataaacatcagGATATTATTACTGTGAATACTCCAGCATAAACGTCGTGCATTGGAAACTACTACCAAATACCTGTTATGTAACCCTGAGTCATTGTCAGAATAATGTAAATCATATTATtggattatttttaatgtaatcatCAGTACTGTTGAAGGTGGTATTGGTAGACATAACTTTATGTACTGCCAGGTGGAATATATAATACTTTAGTATGATATACAGATATAAGAGTCTGCATCTCCTAGTAAGGCAAAGTAaaagttatataaaatataaaatctctAGTTATACTTTCAAACGATACTAAAGTGCTAAATAACTATTTGATATAAATAATAAGCTATAAATGATATATATCATATTATTATGAAATAAACTATTGAGCATAATGGGCGTTTTTCTTGGcaatttttgtacatttttattctaatacattttttcatatACAAACGTTTTCCAATGcaaaagttttatttgtaaGGTAGTATTTCCAAACTTTTAGTTCGGAAGATTGTCACACAactgaaatgttgttttctttaattgtttCTTAAATACAATCTGCGCTCTATTGCCTAAACGATTTCTCTTCCGGTATCTCTGTACGTGTTTTGCAGCAGCTTGACGGAGCTACGAGAAGCTGGGAGGACCAGAAAGGCAGGAGCGAGAAAAGCCCAGAATTCATCGCGAcagaacaacatcaacaacagtTGAGTTGGTTGTGGTTTTGATTCTGTTTCCAGCGTCGTAAAATCACCGTTCATTAGGCTACCACAAACATAAAGACACCTAAGATAGCTGTGAAACGTGGATACAAATACATACTGAAGTGTaatttctaattatttgtttgtacGGTGTAGTTGCTACGAcagcttgttttctttaaacacattctgtTGCTCAGTGTGCTGCATGGTGCGCAGATAGTCACACCGCACAGGAAGATGCTGAACTTATGGACCGTTGGAAACATCTCACAATCAGGAAAAGACATTTCAAATTTTCTCAGAAAAATTAGTAAACCATTTGTTGTTTAACCTAAGACGATCGAGTTCGTGAGAAGGCTGAGAGTTGTGAACATGTTATATCCTCTTTGGACTTGACAGAAAATCTTGTAAAAACCTTAACCCTCTGAACCCATTTAGCATTTTGCTTTACCAGCACATTAAACATTATCTAAAAACTGTCATTTAACTGTCGTTTTGTTATGTAGCCTATTGGTTGATTTCTATGGATTTTTTTGCAGGACTACTAATTAGAGTTTTATGTTGATCAGAATTTTGTACAAATCAATTTTGCTGTAAATTCCATCAAAACCGCGATTTAAACCAAAGTAACcatttgatattttaatcaaacatttttatcaattcAATCAGCTAGTTACTGTACATCAGTTGAAATTCTTTATTAGCTTCTCATGcttttttgggttttaagcTCTCTTGGTGCCTGTAGATTCACTGTTTACATCACTAATCCTCATTCAGTAATGAATCATGAATCAGTaatgaaattataatttttacaaTTAGTTATTAAGGAGCTCTTGTCTCCAAAGCAACTTATAAACAAGGAGCACAAACCAggggcaacttggggttcagtgttatGCCCAAAGGCAATTCAACACATGGCCAGGAGGAACCAaaagttgaaccactgaccttggGGTTTGTGAATggctgctctaccaactgagccacagccacagaaaaagtttgcatccctctgCATGCTATTTCAGTGTAAGGGGATCTGCAACCTACCTTCTGAAAACCCATCATGATAACAATACAGAATCAGCTAATACAAATACTAATagtttcatcatcagaagtaatgGAAATGGTCAAAGAGTGTAAAAATATAAGctttagtaaaataatgaaaattatgtcagtgcaaaagtttgcaccccccttgataaattaattacaaattacatgtaatttctgatgaaggaacatttgtaccagctgaatgtgcattaaatattatgtcaaTGGAAAACATATCTTGTGTTActccttttttcatttcaaaataagggtaTACAAACATTGCCCCCAACTGTGTTTAGCCTTAATATCACAAACCACAAATTTGTCCCATGGGGCTTTACAGTCTTTACAATGTCCATCATCTGTTCAGTGTCAACACCAAAGTAGTGAATTTAGATTTCAGTTACTGCTGGGATCATTTTCACTGTAATCAGTGATTTGTAACCTTTTAGCTTAAACAAAACCTTTCAAAAGGCACCATGTCACCTATTGTTTGCAGTAAAGTATGTTTTCTCCAAACACTGAATGGATTAATTATAGAGCCATAATTCAAAATTCACTCAAAGTTACTTTTAAAGCAGATATTCTATTGTTCCCTCTTATGCTGTTATCTCACaaccatttattttgttattctgAACCAAACCCGTAAATTACTGCTTTTGTATTATGTTCCCAATCAGCACATAGCAGTTCACTTCAGCATCGGTTACATAGCCATGATCATTTGAGACCCAAGACATCTTTAATTGTGCAGGGCACAGACCACACAGTGGGACC is a window encoding:
- the rsf1a gene encoding remodeling and spacing factor 1 isoform X3 codes for the protein MAAPAVVRSSGPALCPSFAEVCSFLERYGAALDLPEMTFPQMERYLRDKTTVPKPLVELHVKLLRKLGRSVTSDRWEKYLAKVCQDLNNTWAWELEQKGYQEMSMECKSSILKYLCECQFDDNLKFKMAINEEDPEKMRLQPVGRDRQGLMYWLQLDQEQNIRLYTEEQDDLDGSTWKCIVRTRNDLAEALELLKAQIDPNQNQDRHLNQAGSRSTSPTEKDAEDEAMGETKPEPSKTSEESIGSKKVDPVNDEKPLKQVLEQEQSQLIKWENTKAELKEEKDSKPPFFDNRVSTITTIIKSESRDVDAPKNAVSVVMAPGVTVTKQEMSKEEEAERAVVRSNQQAKIPLKKRELKLAESYHSNHLNNNSSSSIIVCNPSVIQNKDSHGREGKVPNLLAPSGGPTASPHPQQQLVVTTSSQELTNGRASLLLPHKEGHNGVIGVIGQVSVVGHVGVIRSSSEHHRTPSAEQQEQNGPSPAQRGCSLVEDEREVSRQSVLVRKGLHEGEPVATHTCPPPAAMEAQPDRKLLLSSSDQRPKAFERKTHSVSASLLSQLTQEQQRHSLEDQGKKTAEELLYKGTKTGLSGHQQKDMDDTKERRREDDHDKNESTLGKLEARAGMTTPPLNVEQKDKKDQQDHQGDGVNGGLASQVRVKDTESERQRPLEEASSELQKEGIRLKIKIPPHRRNKLREKGAKESEKEREQDEKEREQEVQDDGKPLRRSARICRSSALPNCRPSSKAAESQSKKQQRKQALPNRTREDDDEEEEDEEEDEEQQSPTTKKDRKTHPVGQIRKRRGKRRHRRPRWSNIRSKRRKLNEGLEVEDRGRKREEEESEGGTESDESCKSEEIPSEDACSHCGLPNHPELILLCDSCDSGYHTACLRPPLMLIPDGEWFCPPCQHKLLCEKLEEQLQNLDSALKKKERAERRRERLVYVGISVENIIPEGDEEEEGKSAKKKDSKKSKNLGRRSTRTRKHISYRFDDFDDAIDEAIEEDFRDLCVGAGRGKDITTILTEDGKQSQRPVRSQAHSPRSRKKRRLNDLESDSTAAESEDEFMLSNSSEDEDFGVSGVDDDEDEEDAGSDVGSLGSGTRPRRALRGVPKHRPTRTQHRGRKRLRRRRRHSSEEEEEESNEDMDSNQFSDLSDHDADKKRQGLRRGQRQQVNYRETSESSDNSRASTNRDKVKLHSRPRKDHLSSDYSELSPSSRDSEDEEDYEDEEEDARKRRGNRRRREEEDLRRNRTRAKRRRYDDEEDDRDRGRRLKRKLLEEVDRDKQRRLKRTDKEEDVENMGRGKRREILSEQRRKRLALMLKKRRPSTDDEDEEESEDSESSSEEDRPIRKRLNRIDSDDDDNDDDGEDEEDEEGEEEEDEGRQKMTAKKSFVVERRADGDAQEKGRGRSLSPSNGHRTSRGLAKPGAGSPSLTRDSAESGKQGRYNGPLHPEEVEEKEEEVGAQTDSLNCVQNSPQS